In the Bacillaceae bacterium S4-13-56 genome, one interval contains:
- a CDS encoding TrkH family potassium uptake protein, whose protein sequence is MKNKVIKISPPQFLLLIFLLFIVFGTILLKIPAATHGSISWLDSLFTATSAMTVTGLVVVDTGTAFTIFGQMVILFLIQVGGIGIMTFAVFIFLVLGRKIGLKERLLVGNSLNQTSLGGLIRLVKRILLYSLIIEGIAFIFLTLRWGPMLGWRDAIYAAFFHSISAFNNAGFSIWSDSLSGYVGDPVINIIITLLFIIGGLGFTVLFDLWRTKEFHQLSLHSKLMIKSTIIINLLTMILFFVLEYSNPDTIGSLSLGEKLWASYFQAVTPRTAGFNTLDIGSLQDPTLFFTIFLMFIGAGSASTGGGIKVTTFLAITLAATAYMRGKEDIDISERALSQGTVFRSLAISILSVGIIFLGLFILTISEYGESFIALFFEVVSAFGTVGLSMGITASLSAIGKLVIICIMFIGKLGPLTLAFSIAAPTTKLIRYPKEEILTG, encoded by the coding sequence ATGAAAAATAAGGTTATTAAAATAAGCCCACCTCAATTTTTACTCTTAATCTTTCTTTTATTCATTGTCTTTGGAACTATTTTGTTAAAAATACCTGCTGCAACACATGGTAGTATTAGCTGGTTGGATTCCTTGTTTACGGCAACTTCAGCTATGACAGTTACTGGACTTGTAGTAGTTGACACGGGTACTGCATTTACTATTTTTGGCCAAATGGTCATTCTTTTCCTTATTCAAGTAGGAGGAATAGGAATTATGACCTTTGCTGTTTTTATTTTCTTAGTGCTAGGTAGAAAAATTGGTTTAAAAGAACGATTGCTTGTAGGAAATTCATTAAACCAAACTTCACTTGGTGGGCTAATTAGATTAGTAAAACGGATTTTACTTTATTCCCTGATCATTGAGGGAATAGCTTTTATATTTTTAACGCTCCGGTGGGGACCAATGCTGGGTTGGCGTGATGCAATATACGCGGCCTTTTTTCATTCCATCTCTGCCTTTAATAATGCTGGATTTTCTATTTGGTCAGATAGTTTATCAGGATATGTTGGGGATCCAGTGATCAATATTATCATTACACTCTTATTCATCATTGGTGGACTTGGTTTTACTGTCCTATTTGATTTATGGAGAACAAAAGAATTTCATCAATTGTCTCTCCATTCGAAATTAATGATCAAAAGCACGATTATTATTAACCTTCTCACCATGATCCTATTTTTTGTTTTGGAATATAGCAACCCCGATACAATAGGTTCGCTCTCTCTTGGGGAAAAGCTTTGGGCATCGTACTTCCAAGCCGTAACACCAAGAACAGCCGGATTCAATACTCTTGATATTGGAAGTTTACAGGATCCCACTTTGTTTTTTACTATCTTTTTAATGTTTATAGGTGCCGGAAGTGCCTCAACTGGTGGAGGAATTAAGGTCACCACATTTCTAGCAATTACCTTGGCTGCGACTGCTTATATGCGTGGGAAAGAAGATATTGATATTTCTGAACGTGCCTTAAGCCAAGGTACTGTTTTTCGCTCTTTAGCTATCTCCATTTTATCAGTTGGAATTATTTTTCTAGGCCTGTTTATTTTAACAATTTCAGAGTATGGAGAAAGTTTTATAGCTCTTTTCTTTGAAGTTGTAAGTGCGTTTGGAACAGTAGGTTTGTCTATGGGAATAACAGCAAGTTTATCGGCAATTGGAAAATTGGTGATTATTTGCATCATGTTTATTGGAAAACTCGGGCCCCTAACTTTAGCATTTTCAATAGCTGCGCCTACAACAAAATTAATACGCTATCCAAAGGAAGAAATCCTTACTGGATAA